In Mangifera indica cultivar Alphonso chromosome 1, CATAS_Mindica_2.1, whole genome shotgun sequence, a single genomic region encodes these proteins:
- the LOC123230327 gene encoding protein CfxQ homolog produces MENGHDKQTSGSEERRTIHDCAQLGDIDGFQKLLQDDPSLLNERNPFIFETPLHVSAFNNKTEIVKFLLEWKGDDKADMEGKNIYGETPLHLAAKNGCNEAARLLLAHGALIEAKTKYGVTPLNLSVCHSIRSEDMSIVETLLENNADCDATDDEGLNPVDHLSKIQESGKLRDLLVSRQQEQRKKKLLEACKNQKEKMAALEKEFTNIVGLDELKLQLRKWAKGILLNERRKAIGLAIGTAGKLPHMAFLGNPGTGKTMVARVLGRLLHSVGLLESDNVKEVQRTDLVGEYVGETGYKTRKKIEEAKGGILFVDEAYRLMPEDGSPCDFGIEALEEIMSCMDDGKVLVIFAGYNEAMQRVISSNEGFSRRVTKIFKFEDLSCENLANVLHIKMNNQAKDSSLYGFKLHSSCSVDVIAELLKRVTTEKQRMKMNGGLVDIMLNNAKGNLDLRIHDDCAERDELLTIKLEDLEAAAKLLPLC; encoded by the exons ATGGAGAATGGTCACGATAAACAAACATCAGGATCTGAGGAACGCAGAACCATTCATGACTGTGCTCAGTTGGGGGATATTGATGGATTTCAGAAGCTACTTCAGGATGATCCATCGCTTCTCAATGAAAGAAATCCATTT ATTTTCGAGACACCCCTTCATGTCTCTGCTTTTAACAACAAGACTGAAATAGTGAAATTTCTGCTTGAATGGAAAGGAGATGATAAAGCTGACATGGAAGGGAAAAATATC TATGGAGAAACTCCGTTGCATTTAGCAGCAAAGAATGGGTGCAATGAAGCTGCCCGATTACTTCTTGCTCATGGTGCTCTAATTGAAGCCAAAACTAAG TATGGAGTGACACCACTAAATCTTTCTGTTTGTCATTCAATTCGATCTGAGGACATGTCAATTGTGGAGACATTGCTCGAGAATAATGCAGACTGTGATGCAACAGATGAt GAGGGCCTAAATCCTGTAGATCATCTTTCAAAAATCCAAGAAAGTGGGAAGTTGCGTGATCTATTAGTCTCTCGTCAACAAGAGCAACGAAAGAAAAAGCTTCTTGAAGCATGCAAgaatcaaaaagaaaagatggCTGCCCTCGAAAAAGAGTTCACAAATATTGTGGGTCTGGATGAACTCAAGTTGCAACTTCGGAAATGGGCAAAGGGCATTCTTTTGAATGAGAGGCGCAAGGCCATTGGACTGGCAATCGGCACTGCTGGAAAACTTCCTCACATGGCTTTTCTAGGAAATCCCGGCACAG GTAAGACTATGGTGGCTCGAGTCCTTGGAAGACTACTCCATAGTGTGGGACTTTTGGAAAGTGATAACGTAAAAGAAGTTCAACGGACAGATTTAGTTGGTGAATATGTTGGTGAGACTGGATATAAGACTAGGAAGAAG ATTGAAGAAGCCAAAGGAGGTATTCTTTTTGTTGATGAAGCATATCGACTAATGCCGGAGGACGGTAGTCCTTGTGACTTTGGAATTGAAGCCTTAGAAGAGATAATGTCTTGTATGGACGATGGAAAAGTTTTAGTCATATTTGCTGGATACAATGAAGCAATGCAACGTGTAATATCTTCTAATGAAGGTTTCAGCCGAAGGGTTACAaagatttttaagtttgaagatCTGAGTTGTGAAAATTTAGCTAATGTTCTCCATATCAAGATGAATAATCAAGCCAAGGATAGCTCGTTATATGGGTTTAAATTACATTCTTCTTGTAGTGTAGATGTCATAGCTGAGCTATTAAAAAGAGTAACAACAGAAAAGCAGCGTATGAAAATGAATGGAGGTTTAGTGGATATAATGTTGAATAATGCTAAGGGGAATCTGGATCTTAGGATCCATGATGATTGTGCAGAGAGAGATGAATTGCTTACTATCAAGTTAGAGGATTTGGAAGCAGCTGCTAAACTTTTACCCCTCTGTTAG